Proteins co-encoded in one Flavivirga eckloniae genomic window:
- a CDS encoding RNA polymerase sigma factor, whose translation MNLILDEISKKNSKVFKVFFDKNYLSLVQYANRYLFDKDSSEDIVQEVFIYIWENAGKLKIKTSLRGYLFTMVRNRCFNYLKSIKITDNYEFLEFNINLITEHVFDSNTEEDKKVIYHQILKIVDSLPEKMQQIVKLKFLHNYTYSEIANELGISINTVKTQLKRAKAKITELVTSILILLQINQ comes from the coding sequence ATGAATCTTATTCTTGATGAAATAAGTAAGAAGAATTCTAAAGTTTTTAAAGTTTTTTTTGATAAAAATTATCTAAGCTTAGTACAATATGCTAATAGATATCTTTTTGACAAAGATTCAAGTGAGGATATTGTACAAGAAGTATTCATTTATATATGGGAAAATGCAGGTAAGTTAAAAATAAAGACCTCTTTAAGAGGATATCTGTTTACTATGGTTCGTAATAGGTGTTTTAATTATTTAAAGTCGATAAAGATTACAGATAATTATGAGTTTTTAGAATTTAACATCAATCTAATTACCGAACATGTTTTTGATTCTAACACAGAGGAAGACAAAAAAGTGATATACCATCAAATCTTAAAAATTGTTGATTCGCTTCCTGAAAAAATGCAACAAATTGTCAAACTTAAGTTTTTACACAATTATACCTATTCAGAAATTGCTAACGAACTAGGTATATCTATAAATACAGTTAAAACGCAACTCAAAAGAGCAAAGGCAAAAATTACAGAATTAGTGACTTCAATTTTAATACTACTGCAGATTAATCAATAA